One genomic window of Cellulophaga sp. Hel_I_12 includes the following:
- a CDS encoding urocanate hydratase translates to MIFKEQILQGIPAVLPAKKAYNHKVSHAPKRKDMLSVAEKKLAVRNALRYFPEAWHPELSKEFTHELNSYGRIYMHRFAPDYELYARPIHEYPYQTIQAAGIMLMIQNNLDPAVAQHPEELITYGGNGSVFQNWVQYLLTMRYLACMTNEQTLHVYSGHPMGLFPSTKEAPRVVVTNGMMIPNYSKPDDWEKFNALGVTQYGQMTAGSYMYIGPQGIVHGTTITVMNAFRKVLQKDENPAGKIFLTAGLGGMSGAQPKAGNIAGCITVCAEVNAAAATKRHKQGWVDVLVHNLDDLVSRTKKAQENKEVVSIAYIGNIVAVWERFLEEHIFVHLGSDQTSLHNPWAGGYYPVDVSFEKANELMVTNPELFKVKVQASLKRQVAAINQHAQKGTYFFDYGNAFLLEASRAGAAVYKNSQGAYVNYDALKDKNQDWEYPSYVQDILGPMCFDYGFGPFRWVCASGDPKDLQKTDTIAAQILTAIKKTAPEEIQQQMQDNITWIQQAHKNKMVVGSQARILYADAEGRAKIGDAFNKAIASGELSAPVILGRDHHDVSGTDSPYRETSNIYDGSKFTADMAIHNVIGDSFRGATWVSIHNGGGVGWGEVINGGFGMVLDGSEAASTRLKNMLFYDVNNGISRRSWARNKEAIFAIQREMERTPELKITLPNFVNDSLLDDLFS, encoded by the coding sequence ATGATTTTCAAAGAACAAATACTTCAAGGCATTCCCGCAGTACTTCCCGCCAAAAAGGCCTATAACCACAAGGTTAGTCACGCCCCAAAGCGGAAAGATATGCTCTCAGTAGCCGAAAAAAAGCTCGCTGTTCGAAATGCATTGCGATATTTTCCTGAGGCTTGGCATCCAGAGCTATCCAAAGAGTTTACTCATGAATTGAATAGCTACGGTCGTATTTACATGCATCGCTTTGCCCCTGATTATGAATTGTATGCTCGACCTATTCATGAATATCCCTATCAGACCATTCAAGCTGCAGGCATTATGTTGATGATTCAGAATAATTTGGATCCTGCGGTAGCTCAACATCCTGAAGAATTAATTACGTACGGTGGTAATGGTAGCGTTTTTCAAAACTGGGTACAGTACCTGTTAACCATGCGGTATCTCGCCTGCATGACAAACGAGCAAACGCTACATGTGTATTCTGGCCATCCGATGGGATTATTTCCTTCAACCAAAGAAGCACCACGCGTTGTAGTTACCAATGGTATGATGATCCCAAATTACTCTAAGCCCGATGATTGGGAAAAATTTAATGCTTTGGGGGTCACACAATATGGTCAAATGACCGCTGGTTCCTATATGTATATTGGCCCCCAAGGCATTGTACATGGCACTACGATTACTGTCATGAATGCCTTTAGAAAGGTATTACAAAAAGATGAAAATCCGGCTGGGAAAATTTTCTTAACGGCTGGTTTAGGTGGTATGAGTGGTGCTCAACCCAAAGCCGGAAACATTGCAGGATGTATCACTGTTTGTGCCGAAGTGAATGCCGCAGCTGCCACAAAAAGACACAAACAGGGTTGGGTAGATGTATTGGTCCACAACTTAGACGATTTGGTCAGTAGAACAAAAAAAGCACAAGAAAATAAAGAGGTGGTGTCTATCGCCTATATTGGAAATATTGTTGCTGTCTGGGAGCGCTTTTTAGAGGAGCATATTTTTGTTCATTTGGGATCAGACCAAACCTCTTTGCATAATCCTTGGGCAGGTGGCTATTATCCGGTGGATGTTTCTTTTGAAAAAGCAAACGAACTGATGGTCACCAACCCCGAGCTTTTTAAAGTAAAAGTACAAGCCTCCTTAAAGCGACAGGTTGCAGCGATCAACCAACATGCTCAAAAAGGAACCTATTTTTTTGATTATGGGAATGCCTTCCTTCTAGAAGCGTCAAGAGCTGGTGCGGCAGTATATAAGAATTCTCAGGGAGCCTATGTGAATTATGATGCACTAAAAGATAAAAATCAAGATTGGGAGTATCCCTCCTACGTTCAGGATATTTTAGGCCCTATGTGTTTTGACTATGGTTTTGGTCCCTTTAGATGGGTTTGTGCATCTGGCGACCCGAAAGACCTTCAAAAAACAGACACTATTGCAGCTCAAATTTTAACCGCAATAAAAAAAACAGCTCCAGAAGAAATTCAGCAACAAATGCAGGATAATATCACATGGATTCAGCAAGCTCACAAGAATAAGATGGTGGTGGGTTCACAAGCACGTATTTTATATGCCGATGCAGAGGGTAGAGCCAAAATTGGGGATGCTTTCAATAAAGCAATTGCATCAGGAGAACTATCTGCTCCTGTAATTTTAGGACGAGATCATCACGATGTGAGCGGTACCGATTCACCCTACAGAGAAACCAGTAATATTTATGATGGAAGTAAATTTACCGCAGATATGGCCATTCATAATGTCATTGGAGATAGTTTTAGAGGTGCTACTTGGGTTTCTATCCATAACGGTGGTGGTGTTGGCTGGGGTGAAGTGATCAATGGCGGTTTTGGAATGGTATTAGACGGTAGCGAAGCAGCATCTACAAGACTCAAAAACATGCTTTTTTACGATGTAAATAATGGTATTTCTCGCCGAAGTTGGGCCCGGAACAAAGAAGCTATTTTCGCGATTCAACGAGAAATGGAGCGAACACCTGAATTAAAAATAACTTTGCCTAACTTCGTAAACGATTCTTTATTAGATGATTTATTCAGTTAA
- a CDS encoding homogentisate 1,2-dioxygenase, whose product MPLYHKLGVTPQKRHTIFKKEDGTLHYEQLFGTIGFDGMSSLMYHLHRPTQVKEVGVSIDVSPKAAVPHNIKSRLLKGFQIAPQDDFLDSRTTILFNSDVHIGLAAPKKSMTSYFYKNTDADELLFVHKGTGTLKTMLGEISFEYGDYLVIPRGMIYQIHFDTEDNRLLVTESYHPIYTPKRYRNWFGQHLEHSPFCERDFKLPENLQTHDEKGDFLIKIKKEGQLHHLTYATHPFDIVGWDGYNFPYGFSIHNFEPITGRVHQPPPVHQTFETSAFVVCSFVPRMYDYHPQAIPAPYNHSNIDSDEMLYYVDGDFMSRKNIDKGYISLHPAGIPHGPHPGTYEASIGKSKTEELAVMIDTFKPLKLTQAALDLDDGKYYQSWLEDAHSPKG is encoded by the coding sequence ATGCCACTTTATCACAAATTAGGGGTTACACCTCAAAAACGACATACAATTTTCAAAAAAGAAGATGGTACCCTGCATTATGAGCAACTCTTTGGGACTATTGGTTTTGATGGAATGTCGTCCTTAATGTACCATTTACATCGGCCAACGCAAGTAAAAGAAGTAGGAGTATCCATTGATGTTTCTCCCAAGGCTGCTGTTCCCCATAACATAAAATCAAGGCTTCTAAAAGGCTTTCAGATAGCTCCTCAAGATGATTTTTTAGATAGCAGAACAACGATATTATTTAATAGTGATGTGCATATAGGCCTAGCGGCTCCTAAAAAATCAATGACAAGCTATTTCTATAAAAACACAGATGCCGATGAGCTTCTGTTTGTACACAAAGGAACAGGTACGCTTAAAACCATGCTTGGAGAAATTAGCTTTGAATATGGAGATTATTTAGTCATCCCGAGAGGAATGATTTATCAAATTCATTTTGATACGGAAGATAATCGATTATTAGTAACAGAAAGTTACCATCCTATCTATACGCCAAAACGATACCGGAATTGGTTTGGACAACATTTAGAGCATTCGCCCTTTTGTGAGCGCGATTTTAAATTGCCTGAAAACTTGCAAACCCACGATGAAAAAGGAGATTTTTTAATCAAAATTAAAAAAGAAGGCCAATTGCATCATTTAACCTATGCCACGCACCCTTTTGATATTGTAGGTTGGGATGGCTATAATTTTCCTTATGGATTCTCTATTCACAATTTTGAACCCATAACAGGTCGTGTTCATCAGCCACCACCAGTGCACCAAACTTTTGAAACCAGTGCTTTTGTGGTGTGTTCTTTTGTGCCTCGTATGTATGATTATCATCCACAAGCAATTCCTGCGCCCTACAATCATTCCAACATAGATTCAGACGAAATGTTGTATTATGTGGATGGGGACTTTATGAGTAGAAAAAATATTGATAAAGGATATATTTCATTACATCCGGCTGGTATTCCCCATGGGCCACACCCAGGAACCTACGAGGCCAGTATTGGTAAGTCGAAAACGGAAGAATTAGCAGTAATGATCGATACCTTTAAGCCCTTAAAACTAACCCAAGCGGCTTTAGATTTAGATGATGGTAAGTATTATCAGAGTTGGTTAGAAGACGCCCATTCCCCAAAGGGTTAA
- the hutG gene encoding formimidoylglutamase yields MARYKQTPKSIWTGRISSQELYLHEKVQCVAIDALETIADTQSIALLGYACDEGVKRNQGRIGAVEGPAAIKSSLGKFPNHLASTTPFFDVGTIECVAHELEKVQEALAEKISLLLSKKLFPIVLGGGHDIAYGHYQGIRNYLGDKKIGIINFDAHFDLRSTENGNTSGTPFYQIAQDCKAQSIAFNYLCLGIRKDANDKKLFETATSLGVSYIEHNNFNLHHVEHVHLILMQFLEDVDYVYTTVDLDGFSSAFAPGVSAASPMGFSPDIVLESLKTIIDSKKLISFDIAEMNPNYDRDQQTAKLAASLVHFVMHAINLENS; encoded by the coding sequence ATGGCAAGGTATAAACAAACACCAAAAAGCATATGGACTGGTAGAATTTCAAGTCAGGAATTATACCTTCATGAAAAAGTACAATGTGTCGCTATTGATGCTCTTGAGACCATAGCTGACACCCAATCTATTGCACTTTTAGGCTATGCCTGCGACGAGGGCGTAAAACGAAACCAAGGTAGAATTGGTGCTGTTGAAGGCCCAGCGGCCATTAAATCATCCCTAGGAAAATTTCCAAATCACTTAGCGAGTACCACACCATTCTTTGATGTGGGAACTATCGAATGCGTAGCTCATGAGTTAGAAAAAGTACAGGAAGCACTCGCTGAAAAAATAAGCCTCCTACTTTCAAAAAAATTATTTCCTATTGTTTTGGGCGGTGGTCACGATATCGCTTACGGGCATTATCAAGGCATTAGAAACTACCTCGGCGATAAAAAAATAGGGATTATAAACTTTGATGCACATTTTGATTTGCGTTCTACCGAAAATGGCAATACCTCTGGCACTCCGTTTTATCAGATTGCACAAGATTGCAAAGCACAAAGCATTGCTTTTAATTACTTGTGTTTAGGAATTCGAAAAGATGCGAATGACAAAAAACTGTTTGAAACAGCAACGTCACTTGGTGTAAGCTACATTGAGCATAACAATTTCAATCTACATCATGTGGAACATGTGCATTTAATTTTAATGCAATTTTTAGAGGATGTCGACTATGTGTATACGACGGTAGATTTAGACGGATTTTCGTCTGCCTTTGCTCCCGGAGTAAGTGCTGCTTCTCCCATGGGCTTTTCGCCTGACATTGTTTTGGAGAGCTTAAAAACAATCATCGACAGCAAAAAACTAATTAGTTTTGATATTGCCGAAATGAATCCAAACTACGACAGAGACCAACAAACCGCCAAATTAGCGGCTTCGTTAGTGCATTTTGTAATGCATGCGATAAACCTCGAAAACAGTTGA